One window of Nocardia sp. NBC_00508 genomic DNA carries:
- a CDS encoding Uma2 family endonuclease has product MTIQASDHLPHEMTEEQYRRLPEGVAREIEVVHGHVIVCESPVPEHNRVARRLASAMEELPSTEPCIRVETDIDVVLWRIPKFTFRRPDVTVYRCLPERGAKPEAGDALIVVEVSSPSTAAEDLLDKKVQYARAGIPLYLVVVLDTKFDIEEVREFRLDAHAAEYRLHRLHRDGLVRLEHVVLGDISFADLVR; this is encoded by the coding sequence ATGACGATCCAGGCATCCGACCACTTGCCGCACGAGATGACCGAGGAGCAGTATCGCCGGCTGCCCGAGGGAGTCGCGCGCGAGATCGAGGTTGTGCACGGGCACGTGATCGTCTGCGAATCGCCGGTGCCTGAGCACAATCGCGTGGCACGCCGCTTGGCCAGCGCGATGGAGGAGTTGCCGAGCACTGAGCCGTGCATCCGAGTCGAGACCGATATAGATGTGGTGCTCTGGCGGATACCGAAGTTCACTTTTCGGAGACCGGATGTGACGGTCTATCGCTGCCTGCCTGAGCGTGGAGCGAAGCCGGAGGCTGGTGACGCCCTGATCGTCGTGGAGGTGTCTTCGCCGTCTACTGCCGCCGAAGACTTGCTGGACAAAAAGGTTCAGTACGCTCGCGCAGGTATTCCGCTCTACCTGGTTGTCGTTCTCGACACCAAGTTCGATATCGAAGAGGTTCGCGAATTCCGGCTCGACGCCCATGCCGCCGAGTATCGCCTGCACCGGCTGCACCGCGACGGGCTCGTCCGATTGGAGCATGTGGTGCTCGGCGATATCAGCTTCGCCGACTTGGTCCGCTAG
- a CDS encoding type Z 30S ribosomal protein S14 — translation MAKKALVNKANAKPKFAVRAYTRCQRCGRPHAVYRKFGLCRVCLREMAHRGELPGVHKSSW, via the coding sequence ATGGCAAAGAAAGCACTGGTCAACAAGGCCAACGCCAAGCCGAAGTTCGCGGTCCGCGCCTACACCCGCTGCCAGCGGTGCGGCCGCCCGCACGCGGTCTACCGCAAGTTCGGCCTGTGCCGCGTGTGCCTGCGTGAGATGGCGCACCGGGGCGAGCTGCCGGGCGTGCACAAGAGCTCCTGGTGA
- the rplE gene encoding 50S ribosomal protein L5 encodes MTTTEKVQPRLKQRYREEIKDALNNEFNYANVMQIPGVVKVVVNMGVGDAARDAKLINGAVEDLALITGQKPQIRKATKSIAQFKLREGMPIGAKVTLRGDRMWEFLDRLVSIALPRIRDFRGLSPKQFDGNGNYTFGLSEQSMFHEIDVDRIDRPRGMDITVVTTATNNEEGRALLKHLGFPFKEN; translated from the coding sequence GAAGCAGCGCTACCGCGAAGAGATCAAGGACGCGCTGAACAACGAGTTCAACTACGCCAACGTGATGCAGATCCCCGGCGTGGTGAAGGTCGTCGTCAACATGGGTGTCGGCGACGCCGCCCGCGACGCCAAGCTGATCAACGGCGCGGTCGAGGACCTGGCCCTGATCACCGGCCAGAAGCCGCAGATCCGCAAGGCGACCAAGTCCATCGCGCAGTTCAAGCTGCGTGAGGGCATGCCGATCGGTGCGAAGGTCACCCTGCGCGGCGACCGGATGTGGGAGTTCCTCGACCGCCTGGTCTCCATCGCGCTCCCCCGTATCCGCGACTTCCGCGGCCTGTCGCCGAAGCAGTTCGACGGCAACGGCAACTACACGTTCGGCCTCAGCGAGCAGTCGATGTTCCACGAGATCGACGTGGACAGGATCGACCGCCCGCGCGGTATGGACATCACCGTGGTGACCACCGCGACCAACAACGAAGAAGGCCGTGCCCTGCTCAAGCACCTCGGCTTCCCGTTCAAGGAGAACTGA